The window CCGGCGGCACAGAGCAGAGGCAGAGGCGCTTTTGTAGCTGACGAGCGTGCTTCAGTGCCGACACCAAAGAGATCAGCCCAGCACTATCAAGCGACTCGACTTGGCTCATGTCTACGAACAGGCCATCGGCCCGGTCAGACTGGATCTTCTGCATTAAAGACGAATGGAACTCATGGGCGTTAGACGCGTTGAGAGAGCCCTGGGCTTGAAAAATAGCCATTTCTTTAGTCATAGTCTGCATACTCGTACACTCCAAAATTATGGATAAAGTTAGAAACTATTAGGGCCAGCCTGCCATATGAAGACGATAATCGGAATCAGACCGGCCTGGGTATATCTAGGGACATAGTTGGTCGTATCTTGATATAGATTCAGACCTCATCAATTCTGTGCTTCCGTGAATCTACTGAACATATCCCCAATGGCTGAATCATTTTGTGATTTGAATCACGAATCAACGTGGTAGAGTGCACAACTTCTGCGGAGTATCATCACTGTCTGTAGCGTGGCCAAGCTCGACAATGGATAGTAACGAAATCACGCTCAGGTAATGGTTCATGGCCCCCACATTTTCCATTCGTCGACTGGTAGAAAAAGCACTCCACAGTGGGTTGCTGACCCCTGATATTGAGCAGGGTATTAACGCTGAACTGTCTCGCCTAGGCTATTTGCCCATTGGTGACTCCGAAGCTCTAGAGCTGCTCATGTACGAAATGGACGAAGGCCGCATTCGGCTGGTTCCGGGATTTGGGGTATACGGTGAGTCACTGCAGCACTCAGTATCTAGCTAGCTAGGAGCGAGCCGGTTGACCCTGGCTAGACCTAATAACCTACCCAGATGCACAGCATTTTCAGGTCACCTCGGGACTTTCCCTAGGGTGACCTCAGTATCTTTATGAAAGCTTTACAGAACCCGTCCGGATTGTTGCTTAGTCATGGAAGCTGCTTGGGTCTGAAGCTTGGCGATCGGCCCATAGCCACTGCACAAACTCGTTGACAGTTAAATGTCTGCGGTCAGAGTCTGGAGGTAATACGGATGCTGAGTTTGGGGATTTAGCCGAGAGGCTGGCTAGCAGCGGAATGACTTCGGTGTCTAAGGCCGGTTGCAGCTGCTCTAGAGGCCAGAGCATGTCGGGTACTGCTGGTTTGGTAGCTGTCAGACTTGTGGCGTCAAAGTCTGCTCCCAGGGCAATCATCTCGGTTTCGCTGACCAGCGCCAAAGGCCTTATCCAGCCGGTGGGGCGAAGTGCTAATACCTGAATGACTTCAGCATAAAGACGGGTTTGGCGGCACTCTAAGAATACGATTTGGCCTGTAACCAGAGTCATGAACGATCCAACAGGAAAACGAATGGGACAGTAGCGCCTGTCAACTGTCTCCTATGGTACCCATCGTATTGGTGCGATCGCTGGAATTTTTGAACAGGCTGAATGGTCACAACAATGGTTTCATTCTCTTTCACCAGACTAAATGTCAGACCATTGCTGAACTAAGTCATAGCCGTGAGCTGGGTAGGGCCGGGTTGAAATTTTTCAAGCCTACCTCTAGTGCCATGCTAAAACCATCGTGAAGTTTTATGATGGGAAAGTTGACCTGGGCAAGGATATTCTTGGAAATCTCTGCCTTGGAGCTTCGCAAGGAGGTATTACTGTGTCAGTTGAAACCATCGAGCGGACTACGACATCTACAGTGCGCAAGCCTGCGCCCCGCTACCGAGTGTTGCTTCACAACGACGCCTTCAACTCAATGGAGCATGTGGTGGAGTCACTGCTAAAGGTGGTGCCCAGTTTGACGATGCCTCAGGCTGTTGACATCATGATGCAGGCCCACACCGCTGGGGTAGCTTTGGTGATTACCTGTGCCCTCGAACATGCTGAGTTTTATAGCGAAGGACTGTGCAACCTAGGACTGACTAGCACTATCGAGCCAGATGAATAAGCTGTCTGGGGTTAAGCTGCCCTGGGCTAAGCTGGCCCACTACCCACCACTGGTGCGAGTAGTGGTCTTTTTGCTAATTGTGGTGGTGCTCTGGTTGCCCTTTGCTTTGCCGCTTTATGGCTTAGCTGCGCGTAGCCTGCTGCCGGGGGGCGATTTATTTCCTACTGCTTTGCTTTACGTTGTCTTTTTGCTGGTGCTGCCGCGCTGGGAACGGGCGGTGCACGCTGAAACGCAGCCTTGGACCAAAATTGGGTTTGCCGGCCGCCGAGAATTGGGCCAGGGCATGGCAACAGGTGCTTTGATCGGAGCAGTGAGCCTGGCACTACTGGCGGTAGTGCAGCTGGCTTTAGGCTGGGCCGTGCTGGACGCGGATGGTGCGCGGGGTGTCAGTCTGTTGCAAACAGCTCTAATTGGAGCTCTGGCTGCTACCGCTGTCGGTTGGTCGGAGGAGGTGTTGTTTCGAGGCTGGCTGCTGCGGGAGTTGGAGCAGAGTTGGTCGCCAGGTATAGCTTTGGGGGCAACTAGCCTAATTTTTGCGATCGCCCACTTCATCAAGCCCCTCGATGCGATTTTGGCCCTGCTGCCTCAGCTAGCAGGGCTTTTGCTGTTGGGTCTGGTGCTGGGCTGGGCCCGCCGAATACCCGTAGGACTCAACAAAACTGGGTTGGGCCATCCAGTAGGTCTCCACGCTGGTCTGGTGTGGGGCTACTATTTGCTTGAGGTGGGTAACTTACTTCAGCCCACTGGTGTCGTCCCCGACTGGGTAACTGGTTTGAACGGCAATCCCCTGGCCGGGCTACTGGGGCTAACGCTGCTGTCAGGGTTGGGGGTGGTAGTATTTCGCTGGAGTCATTCACCCCGCTAAAGATTTGCCCGCGTTGGCCATTAGCTGCTCCTGAACACTGCGGATTTTCTCGTCTTCCCTAGGGCGACGCTGGCGGTAGCTGCCGTCGGTCGCCAAATCCCAAGCCTGCCGGTTGTCTTCTAGGCACAGGTTGAGCACGGCCTTGAGCTCTGCTTGCAGCGCTGGGTCAGTAACGGGCGCCATCACCTCCACGCGGCGATCGAGGTTGCGCGGCATCCAGTCGGCGCTGCCCAGCAGCACAACCTCCTCTCCCCCCTGCTGAAAATACAAAATGCGAGAGTGCTCTAGGAACTGCCCTACGATGCTGATGACGCGAATATTGTCGCTCACCCCCGGCACCCCTGGCCGCAGGCAGCAGATGCCTCGCACAATCAAATCGATTGAGACCCCTGCCTGGGACGCCTGATAGAGTAGCGCAATTAAATCTGGGTCTACCAGAGAATTCATCTTGACGATGATGCGGCCCCCCTTGCCCTTTTTTTGGCAGGCTATTTCATGCTCGATCAGGCTCACTAATCGCTGGCGCAGGGTGAGGGGGGCAACGAGCAGCTGTCGGTAGACCTGCTGGCGAGAATAGCCAGTGAGATAGTTGAATATGTCAGAGATGTCGGCCCCTACATCCTCTCGGGCGCTGAGTAAACCGAGGTCAGTGTAGATCCTGGCGGTTTTGGGATTGTAGTTGCCGGTGCCGATGTGATAGTACCGACGGATGTGCTGTCCCTCCCGGCGCACCACCAGCGTGACTTTGCAGTGGGTTTTGAGGCCCACCAGGCCATAGACCACGTGCACGCCTGACTGTTCAAGCTTGCGGGCCCAGTTGATGTTATTTTCTTCGTCAAAGCGGGCCTTGATTTCGACCAAGACAGTCACCTGTTTACCGTTTTCTGCGGCAGAAATCAGGGAGCTGACAATGGGAGAATCGCCGGAGGTCCGGTACAACGTCATCTTGATGGCCAGCACTTGGGGGTCGTGGGCTGCCTGAGTGATAAATCGTTGCACCGTCGCTGAAAACGAGTGATAGGGATGGTGGACAAGCTGCTCTTGACACCGCAGCAGCGAGAATAGCTCTTCGGCGGTTTCAAGGGTCGTGTCGTCGTCATCGACCCCTGGCGGGCTGAGGCGCTCTAGGGCAGGAGGCACAGCGGCTGTCCAACTGGGGGCTTTAAGGTTGGGCAGGGGAAGAGCCATGAAGGTCATGAGATCTCCTAGCCCCAGCAACCCGTCGACGTTGTACACATCGGTTTCGGCCAGGCCCAGTTCTTCTGTCAGCATCGCGCGCACCGGGCCTGAGGTGTCCCGCTGAATTTCCATGCGTACCGCCGAGCCGCCCCAGCGACGCTTACGCAGTTCTTGTTCAACGGCGAGCATCAAATCGTCGGCTTCGTCTTCCTCGACGGCCAGATCGGCGTCGCGGGTAATGCGAAAGCAGGAGTGTTCCTGCACCACCATGCCTGGGAAAAGCGCGGACAGATTGGCGGCAATGATCTGTTCGAGGGGTACCCCCAACCAGCGATAGGTTTTGCCGTCGGGTTCTTCACCCTGGGGTTCTGGTAAGGGAATAAACCGGGGTAGCACTCGAGGGACTTTAATTCGGGCAAAGTGAGGCTGTTGGGTACGAGGGTCTCTCACCACAACGGCCAGGTTTAGGCTGAGGTTCGAAATGTACGGAAATGGATGTCCTGGATCGACGGCCAAGGGGGTTAAAACCGGGAAAACTTGCTCTTCAAAGTAGTCGCGGCAGTAGGTTTGCTGGGCCGCTGACAGCTCTTCATAGTCGAGTAGCCAAATCCCCTGGTCGGCCATCTGCTGCCTCAAGTCAGTGTTGAAGGCCCGATGCTGCTGTTCGACAATAGGGCGCAGCGTGGCGCTGATATCGTTGAGGTGCTCCTGGGGCGATCGCCCATCGGGCGATCGCCGGGTGACCTGGGCCTCGATCCGCTGCTTGAGGGCCGCTACCCGCACCATAAAGTATTCGTCTAGGTTGTTGCTAAAAATTGCTAAAAACTTCAGCGCTTCTAACAGTGGAGTGCGCTCGTCTAGTCCTTCGTGGAGCACCCGCCGGTTGAACTCTATCCAGCTCAGCTCGCGGCTAATGTAGTACTGAGGGTCGCTGAGATTGGCCTCTGGTTTGCTACTGCGCCGCTCTACCGTGGCCATTGTTTTAAGACTCCCCTAAAAATGACTCCCGGTTACCCCATTCGGGGTTTTCCTATTCCGGTTATTTGGTATCTAGACCTATGGATTGGACCTGGTCTTAGCTGTCCATAGATACCACTAGCTCTGGGTTACAACCCCTAAACCGGTTTGTTAAGGCCGAGTTAATCATACTAACGCGGCAACCGGCCGGAGGGGTCAACCCTCCGGCCGGTTGCCGGTGCTCTTAGGGGTTAGTTAGAGCGATTATTGGCGTTGTTTAAAGGAAGATAGCCACTCCCGCAGCTGGTCAGCGGCAACGTCGCGCCCACCCAGACCGAAGGCGATCGCGATCGCCACTGCGATCGCACCCAGCAGTAGCCCAAAGGCTAAGTTGACGATGTCAGGAGCCACTCCCATCTGCTGTAGGGCCATAGCTCCTACAAAAATCAAGATGGCGATGCGAGCCGCTTGGGCCAGTACCCTTGCCTGTCCAGTGCCCATGGCGTTGACCAGGCGAAAGGCCAAATTGGCCAGGTAGAGGCCTACCGCAAATACCACTACGCCACTGAGCACCCGGGCTCCAATGCGCAGAATTGCCCGCACAATCTCCGTTAGACCGGCGAAATTGAGAATTTCTGTGGCGGTCACGGCCCCAAACAGCACGATCGCCACCAGGGTGATAATGCCAACGATCTCCGAAGGGGTGCGGCTTGGGGTCTGCACCATAGCCATGGGACGGCCTTCGGCGTCGAGCCCAGACTGTACCGTAGCTCCTGTGCCCAGATTTAACTCTGGTAGCCCCAAAATGCCCAATATGTTGTCAAACCCAGCTCCCCGCAGCAAGCTCGTGACCAGGTCAGCCACAAAGCGCCCTACAAAGTAGGCAGCGGCAATCACAACCCCAGCCATAATCACTTGAGGAATCGCGGTCAAAATCTGCTCCAGCATCCCAATGGCGGGAGCCGAAATAGCCTCAATATCAAGCTCGTTGAGGGCGGCTACCACAGCGGGGATGAGCACCAGCACGTAGGCTAAGGTGCCAGCTAGACTGGCGAGGGAAACACCCCCTGTCGCGCTGCTTTGCAGCCCCATTCGGCGACCCAGCTGGTCGACCCCAGCAGCCAGCAGCAGATTGGTCACCACGCCGCGCACAATCCGAGCAATCACCCAGCCAATAGCTAGGACAATTCCAGCGGTGACAATGCGGGGAATAGCTTGGAGGAAAGAATTAATTAACCCTTCCACCGGAGCCAGCAGCCCGGGCAGCTGCAGGGCGCTCAAAATTAGCGGAATAAATAGCAGCAGAATAAACCAGTACAGCACGTTGCCGATGGTTTCATTCAGCACGACCGGGGAACTGCCTTGGTCCATGCCAGTCTGCTGGGCCAGGCGGTCATCTAAGTTGAATCGACCTAGGCCATTGACAACGAGCGATCGCACCAGAGTCGCCGCCAGCCAGGCCACCCCTAGCAGCAGCAGCGCGCCACCAATGCGGGGTATGTAGAGAAAGATTTGGTCGAGAAAATTGTTGAGCGGGGCCGACACCCCGGCCAAGTTAAGGGCGTTGAGCGACGCCACAATGGCGAACAGAAAAATCACCCAATACACGAGGGTCGATACCCACTTCTCAATGGGTATCGACTGATCCGGCGAGCGACCCAAAGCCCAGTTGGCAAGGCGGTTATCCAGGTCGGTACGCCGCAGTAGACTGCGCACCACCAAGGCTGCCACTGTAGCTATAAGCCAGCCCAGCAGCAGCAGCGCGATCGCCCCAATTAAGCTGGGCAAAAATCGCCCCAGTTGCCCAGAAGCCTCTTGCACAAAGCGGCTGGAAGACTCCACAGGGCCAGTTAGCGGCTCAGAGTTGGTAGGTTGAACTCCAGGCTCAGTCACCTGGAGCAGTGTTAGAGAGAAAAAATCAATCATGATCCTTGTAGTTGGGAGCATCCTGAAAGAGCACCGTGCAGGGGGCCGTTGCGCGACCTCGACTGTTAGCCATTCACTACAGGCAAATAAACTGATAGCCAAATCATGTCATTCCATGAACCAGCGTTTCAGCTTAAAAACGAGACCGCCCAGGGCAGTTGCGATGGAAACTCCCCAAAAATACAAGTTTTTGAGGATTTTGGTACCTACACTCGGGCTGATTTTCTCAGGAGTCCGTCAAGATGTCTACTCGCCGCGTCATTGAGCACAGCATTTCCATCACCGCTAGCGCCAGCCAGGTCGAACAGTGTTTAACTCGCCAAGACCTGATGCACCGCTGGCTCAACCCGGCCCTACGTTGCGACCCCATCGGCGACTGGAGCACCGATCTGGGAGCCAAAAGCCGATTTGTGATTCAGGTGCCGCTATGGCAGCCTGCGTTGATCAGTACCGTAGTTGAGCGTCAACCAGGGCTGATTGTGTGGGCGTTTGAAGGATTTTTTGAGGGGCGCGATCACTGGGAATGCACCCCCGAACCAGCAGGCACCCGACTGCTAAATCGGTTTGAGTTTGAGATTCCTAACCCCATCGTACAAGCTGGATTTAACTGGTTTGCCGCCAGCTTGACTCAGCGAGACATGGCGGCTCAGCTGCGCCGCCTAAAACAGGTGGCTGAAACCCAGACCAATCGATGCTGATCGCGGTGTGGGCTACCGCCAACAAAAGAGGCCGTAGAGAGCTTTGTCTCTACGGCCTAGGCGTTACTAAGAATGGGACTACGTCTGGAGCAGTCTAGCTAGAGGTCGTTTGGGTCGCCAGCATCTGCTTAAGCTTCTCCAATTCGCCAGCCCAGCGAGGATCAGGCTGAACAGAGGCACTGCTGGTGGCCGCCGTCGCTGAGGTAGAGGCCTTGCGAGTGTTGCTTTTAGCCGGCCGCTTACCGGTTGATTCGCCGCCGCTGGGGCGAGCTTCCCCTTCACCCTCGGGCTTGGTGCGGGGTAGCGCCTTTTCAATTTTAATGGGCAATTCCGCGAGCATTTGGCCGTTTAGTTTTTCAACAATCTCATCGGCCTTTTCGTCGGTCTTTACGGTTACGAAGCCAAATCCCCGACATTTTCCGGTTTTTTTATCGGCAATCAGCTTGACAGAGACTAGGTCATCGTTGAAGTCGGCAAAAACGTTTTCAAACTCCTGCCGCTCTAGATCCTTAGAAAGGTTACCGACGTAAAGGCGAATTGACATTTGATATACCTCTGGTGTTCTAAAACAAAGGGCCAAAATCGAAATCGATGACTTGCCAAGTGAAGTTTGAATAGCAAGTCAACCGCCACCTTTGACAACCCTATTCACACAATCAATTTCTATCAGGATTACAGATTTTGCTCCAAAAAGCCCAATAAAGTCGTGTTAAAACGTCAAATCTAAATCCTGTATCAACTTAACAAATTCTTGCTCAGTGCGATCGCCCCTAGGCTCTAATCTATCGTTGGGAATAATCTTAAAACCCCAAACCTTAGGAAATGATCGCAACTGTCGCCCTGGAAAGAAACGACTTATCAAACTCTGCAAGTCTCCCAGAAGCTACCTACCTCAATCATCTTCCAAAGGAAAGATCTAACCTGCGTAGACCATGAACTAGGTCCTTGGTTGATGAAATGCTAGCGCTCCATCCCTCTCTACAATTATCTATTACCGTAACACGTCAGAGCCCCGCGACTGGCGCCACTGCTAACCAAAATTGGTTCCAAATAAAAACCAGCCGACGAGGGCTGGTTCATTTGCTGTGTTGAGAGTAGGAGAACCCATTACCTAACAATCCCCAAAGCCAACCCTGAACGGTTAACCCTGGAACCCAGGAATGCGTTTCTGTAAACTAACTTAACATTGAATGCACCGTTTCCGCAACACAACTTTACGTTGTCTCGGTTAGCCCCCTCGGAAAATTGTCAAAACTCCAATCAGGCTGATAACTAAGCTCAAGAGCGTAGCCCAAATCGGCCCATAGGCCTGAAAGCGATGACGGGAGTCCAGCTGCACTTGATGAACGTCGACCCATAACAGGCCGCCGCCATAGCGACTCCAGCCACTGACCGTAACAGCTTGACCAATCCATTGCCGGGGGTGGTGCTGAAATAACCCCTGAAGACTGCCCAAGGGGACTGGGTTAACCAGTTTGACTAGCCCTGAGGTATCTTCAAGGTACAAATTTTGGCAACCCCAGTTTTCTAACCCGGTGGCACCCCGTAGCTGGCCTTGGAGGGTGATAGGCTTTCCCTGTACAGGGAGGACTGAGCTGTTGTTGATCAGCTCTGCGATATTGTCTGGGGCTGGGGAGCTGGTTTGTCGGGTAGTAGGTGAGCTACCCGGCTCGGGAAACAGAGCGTTAATGCGCAGCAACAAGCCTAATCCGAGACCCAACCACAGCCCTCCCATCAGAATGCTGGGGTCTTGGTAGAGCCAGCTTAACCGCTGCCAACCCAACCGATTGACAATGCCGCCTACAAACCACAACCCCATGGCAATTCCGCCCCCTATCAGCAGACCCGCTAGCGGACTCTTTTGCAGCAGCAGTAGCCGGGGTGAAAAGCTGCTTGGGGTAGAAGATGCTAGCGGTAAGGCGATCGCGGTGGGCTGTTGACGAAGGGTTGCCTGCTGGCTGAGCTCGAGCAGCCTCTCTCCTAAAGGCAGGTGGGAGGCGCTGACGCGCAGCCATTGGCGGTAGGGGTTGAAGCTGTCTACTGCAATCAGATTAGCGATGGTGGTGGCGCGATTTGCGAAGCGATCGCTGGAGAATTTGTCTGCTACGTTCAGGTTTTGACCATCAGGCCCTGCTTTTGCCAGCACACTACCTGGGGTAACTGCCTGGCGACTGCTAATGGGCATTAAAACCTCTAGGCTGGTGAGCAAGGGGTGGAGGGTGCCCCGCTGCTCAATGTCGGCTGCGATC is drawn from Leptolyngbya subtilissima AS-A7 and contains these coding sequences:
- a CDS encoding CPBP family intramembrane glutamic endopeptidase, whose product is MNKLSGVKLPWAKLAHYPPLVRVVVFLLIVVVLWLPFALPLYGLAARSLLPGGDLFPTALLYVVFLLVLPRWERAVHAETQPWTKIGFAGRRELGQGMATGALIGAVSLALLAVVQLALGWAVLDADGARGVSLLQTALIGALAATAVGWSEEVLFRGWLLRELEQSWSPGIALGATSLIFAIAHFIKPLDAILALLPQLAGLLLLGLVLGWARRIPVGLNKTGLGHPVGLHAGLVWGYYLLEVGNLLQPTGVVPDWVTGLNGNPLAGLLGLTLLSGLGVVVFRWSHSPR
- the ppk1 gene encoding polyphosphate kinase 1, whose translation is MATVERRSSKPEANLSDPQYYISRELSWIEFNRRVLHEGLDERTPLLEALKFLAIFSNNLDEYFMVRVAALKQRIEAQVTRRSPDGRSPQEHLNDISATLRPIVEQQHRAFNTDLRQQMADQGIWLLDYEELSAAQQTYCRDYFEEQVFPVLTPLAVDPGHPFPYISNLSLNLAVVVRDPRTQQPHFARIKVPRVLPRFIPLPEPQGEEPDGKTYRWLGVPLEQIIAANLSALFPGMVVQEHSCFRITRDADLAVEEDEADDLMLAVEQELRKRRWGGSAVRMEIQRDTSGPVRAMLTEELGLAETDVYNVDGLLGLGDLMTFMALPLPNLKAPSWTAAVPPALERLSPPGVDDDDTTLETAEELFSLLRCQEQLVHHPYHSFSATVQRFITQAAHDPQVLAIKMTLYRTSGDSPIVSSLISAAENGKQVTVLVEIKARFDEENNINWARKLEQSGVHVVYGLVGLKTHCKVTLVVRREGQHIRRYYHIGTGNYNPKTARIYTDLGLLSAREDVGADISDIFNYLTGYSRQQVYRQLLVAPLTLRQRLVSLIEHEIACQKKGKGGRIIVKMNSLVDPDLIALLYQASQAGVSIDLIVRGICCLRPGVPGVSDNIRVISIVGQFLEHSRILYFQQGGEEVVLLGSADWMPRNLDRRVEVMAPVTDPALQAELKAVLNLCLEDNRQAWDLATDGSYRQRRPREDEKIRSVQEQLMANAGKSLAG
- a CDS encoding STAS domain-containing protein, with product MTKEMAIFQAQGSLNASNAHEFHSSLMQKIQSDRADGLFVDMSQVESLDSAGLISLVSALKHARQLQKRLCLCSVPPAIRIVFELTQLDRAFEMVDELPVAA
- a CDS encoding mechanosensitive ion channel — translated: MIDFFSLTLLQVTEPGVQPTNSEPLTGPVESSSRFVQEASGQLGRFLPSLIGAIALLLLGWLIATVAALVVRSLLRRTDLDNRLANWALGRSPDQSIPIEKWVSTLVYWVIFLFAIVASLNALNLAGVSAPLNNFLDQIFLYIPRIGGALLLLGVAWLAATLVRSLVVNGLGRFNLDDRLAQQTGMDQGSSPVVLNETIGNVLYWFILLLFIPLILSALQLPGLLAPVEGLINSFLQAIPRIVTAGIVLAIGWVIARIVRGVVTNLLLAAGVDQLGRRMGLQSSATGGVSLASLAGTLAYVLVLIPAVVAALNELDIEAISAPAIGMLEQILTAIPQVIMAGVVIAAAYFVGRFVADLVTSLLRGAGFDNILGILGLPELNLGTGATVQSGLDAEGRPMAMVQTPSRTPSEIVGIITLVAIVLFGAVTATEILNFAGLTEIVRAILRIGARVLSGVVVFAVGLYLANLAFRLVNAMGTGQARVLAQAARIAILIFVGAMALQQMGVAPDIVNLAFGLLLGAIAVAIAIAFGLGGRDVAADQLREWLSSFKQRQ
- a CDS encoding RNA recognition motif domain-containing protein → MSIRLYVGNLSKDLERQEFENVFADFNDDLVSVKLIADKKTGKCRGFGFVTVKTDEKADEIVEKLNGQMLAELPIKIEKALPRTKPEGEGEARPSGGESTGKRPAKSNTRKASTSATAATSSASVQPDPRWAGELEKLKQMLATQTTSS
- the clpS gene encoding ATP-dependent Clp protease adapter ClpS, producing MSVETIERTTTSTVRKPAPRYRVLLHNDAFNSMEHVVESLLKVVPSLTMPQAVDIMMQAHTAGVALVITCALEHAEFYSEGLCNLGLTSTIEPDE
- a CDS encoding SRPBCC family protein; translation: MSTRRVIEHSISITASASQVEQCLTRQDLMHRWLNPALRCDPIGDWSTDLGAKSRFVIQVPLWQPALISTVVERQPGLIVWAFEGFFEGRDHWECTPEPAGTRLLNRFEFEIPNPIVQAGFNWFAASLTQRDMAAQLRRLKQVAETQTNRC